The proteins below come from a single Edaphobacter acidisoli genomic window:
- the zwf gene encoding glucose-6-phosphate dehydrogenase: MPTAEELHVTPVATPAAMQAERVPDPCIIVIFGASGDLTKRKLLPALYHLEQAGLLPDKISVVGVARRPLQDTFANDMKEGIIAGGGVDESDPKLAPFVGKIQYHAMNFDDPSGYDALNTLLGQIDQKNGTCGNRLFYLAVAPEYFSDIIKFLGQHGMSKPCEPTEGRTPWVRVIIEKPFGHDLESARALNDEVNKVFDEDQIFRIDHYLGKETVQNILVFRFANGIFENSWNRNYIDHVEITAAESIGIEGRGPFYETAGALRDVVQNHVMELLSFVAMEPPVSFEAAAVRAEKVKVWKAVSPIHPADTVRGQYGPGTVDGQHVVGYRQEDRVHPRSQTETYAALRLEIENWRWAGVPFYIRAGKRLAKRVTEITIQFKLPPLLLFKDHEGEAAEGIKPNLISMRIQPDEGISLRFGAKVPGAGMNISPVNMDFSYAEAFGKSSANGYERLLLDAMLGDATLFAHRDGVEATWALMTPILQAWAKDPVKDFPNYAAGTWGPPAADALLESENRKWRKL, from the coding sequence ATGCCGACCGCTGAAGAACTCCACGTCACGCCAGTTGCTACTCCCGCCGCAATGCAGGCGGAGCGCGTTCCCGATCCATGCATCATCGTCATCTTTGGTGCGTCCGGAGACCTGACCAAACGCAAGCTGCTGCCTGCGCTGTATCACCTGGAACAGGCGGGACTGCTGCCGGATAAGATCTCCGTTGTTGGTGTTGCGCGGCGTCCGCTGCAGGATACATTCGCCAACGACATGAAGGAAGGGATTATTGCCGGTGGCGGCGTGGATGAGTCGGACCCGAAGCTGGCGCCGTTTGTGGGGAAGATTCAGTACCACGCGATGAACTTCGATGATCCTTCGGGCTACGATGCGTTGAATACGCTGCTGGGCCAGATCGATCAGAAGAATGGCACGTGCGGAAACCGGCTCTTCTACCTTGCTGTTGCTCCGGAGTATTTCTCGGACATTATTAAATTCCTTGGACAGCACGGCATGTCGAAGCCGTGCGAGCCGACGGAGGGTCGCACACCGTGGGTGCGCGTGATTATTGAGAAGCCGTTCGGGCATGATCTCGAGTCGGCGCGCGCACTGAATGATGAAGTGAATAAAGTCTTCGACGAAGACCAGATCTTCCGTATCGATCACTACCTTGGCAAGGAGACGGTGCAGAATATTCTGGTCTTCCGCTTTGCCAATGGCATCTTCGAGAACTCGTGGAACCGCAACTATATCGATCATGTCGAGATTACGGCGGCGGAGTCGATTGGCATTGAAGGGCGCGGGCCTTTCTATGAGACTGCGGGCGCACTGCGCGATGTGGTGCAGAACCACGTGATGGAGCTGCTGAGCTTTGTTGCGATGGAGCCGCCGGTATCGTTTGAGGCGGCTGCTGTGCGTGCGGAGAAGGTGAAGGTGTGGAAGGCCGTCTCGCCGATTCATCCTGCGGATACGGTTCGTGGACAGTATGGCCCGGGCACGGTGGATGGCCAGCACGTTGTCGGTTATCGGCAGGAGGACCGCGTGCATCCGCGTTCGCAGACCGAGACCTATGCGGCGCTTCGGCTGGAGATTGAGAACTGGCGCTGGGCGGGTGTGCCTTTCTACATTCGAGCGGGTAAGCGTCTGGCCAAGCGGGTGACGGAGATTACGATTCAGTTCAAGTTGCCGCCGCTGCTGCTCTTCAAAGACCACGAAGGCGAGGCCGCTGAGGGCATCAAGCCGAACCTGATCTCGATGCGCATTCAGCCGGATGAGGGCATCAGCCTGCGCTTTGGCGCGAAGGTGCCAGGTGCGGGGATGAACATCAGTCCGGTGAATATGGACTTCAGCTATGCGGAGGCGTTTGGCAAGTCGTCGGCGAATGGGTATGAGCGGCTGCTGCTGGATGCCATGCTGGGCGATGCGACGCTGTTTGCGCACCGCGATGGCGTGGAGGCCACGTGGGCGCTGATGACGCCGATTTTGCAGGCGTGGGCGAAGGACCCGGTGAAGGACTTCCCCAACTATGCAGCGGGAACATGGGGACCTCCGGCGGCGGACGCACTGCTGGAATCGGAGAACCGCAAGTGGCGCAAGTTGTAA
- the glk gene encoding glucokinase, translated as MILAGDIGGTKVHLALYSFVHGHLEHVREQKFPAHHFSSLDGVVNTFLAGDEKTPPVNKEEVVAACFGCPGPVREGRLKLTNLPWTLDVQELTRSLSIRNVFLINDLEANGYGIPELAPDKMFTLHVGDASAVGHRGLVSPGTGLGEALLIWDGKHHRPIPSEGGHSDFAPRTDREIAMLQYLRRTLNGRVSVERVVSGIGIKNIYAYLRDVEKLDEPQWLRDRMAAEDPNAVIGQCAEDGSSSICFETMKTFAAAYGAEAGNVALKVLSMGGIYLGGGIPPRILKTLQNGAFISAFLDKGRLSPLLQSVPVRVILDDACALLGAAAYAEARATEVSGHSERAASLQG; from the coding sequence ATGATTCTTGCTGGTGATATTGGTGGCACGAAGGTCCACCTTGCTCTTTACAGCTTTGTCCATGGCCACCTGGAGCATGTGCGCGAGCAGAAGTTTCCCGCGCATCATTTTTCGAGTCTTGATGGGGTCGTCAATACGTTTCTTGCGGGCGATGAGAAGACGCCTCCGGTTAATAAAGAGGAGGTTGTCGCAGCCTGCTTCGGTTGCCCGGGACCTGTTCGCGAAGGACGCCTGAAGCTGACGAATCTGCCGTGGACACTGGATGTTCAGGAGCTCACCAGATCGCTTTCGATACGCAACGTGTTTTTGATTAACGATCTTGAAGCCAACGGCTATGGGATTCCCGAGCTTGCTCCGGACAAGATGTTTACGCTTCACGTGGGCGACGCGAGTGCGGTGGGGCATCGCGGTCTGGTTTCACCGGGCACGGGGCTTGGCGAGGCGTTGCTGATCTGGGATGGCAAGCACCATCGTCCTATTCCTTCGGAGGGCGGACACTCGGACTTCGCGCCGCGTACGGACCGCGAGATTGCGATGCTTCAGTATCTGCGTCGTACGTTGAATGGGCGCGTTAGCGTTGAGCGCGTGGTGTCAGGGATTGGGATCAAGAATATTTATGCCTATCTGCGCGATGTGGAGAAGCTGGATGAGCCACAGTGGCTGCGCGATCGCATGGCTGCCGAGGACCCGAATGCCGTGATTGGTCAGTGCGCGGAAGATGGATCGAGCTCGATCTGCTTTGAGACGATGAAGACCTTTGCGGCTGCTTACGGTGCAGAGGCAGGCAATGTTGCTCTGAAGGTGCTTTCGATGGGCGGGATCTATCTGGGTGGAGGCATCCCGCCACGCATTCTGAAGACGCTACAGAATGGGGCGTTTATCAGTGCGTTTCTTGATAAGGGTCGCTTGTCGCCGCTGCTTCAGTCGGTTCCAGTGCGTGTGATTCTGGATGATGCCTGCGCACTGCTGGGCGCGGCTGCGTACGCGGAGGCGCGTGCGACGGAGGTTTCGGGGCACTCGGAGCGGGCTGCTTCACTGCAGGGGTGA
- a CDS encoding phosphoribosyltransferase: MFRDRRHAGERLARLLESHHGQPQTIVLALPRGGVPVAAAAARELQLPLDILPAHKLGAPSQPEFAIGAIAGDGVLVLNDRAIAHMNISEDTLNEAIAREREELHRRERLYRDNRPPLSLAEWTTILVDDGLATGYTMLAAIRAIREQKPAKIVVAVPVAPPSTLDRMAEEADEIVCVHSAEDLFAVGQFYSDFSQISDEEVQTIMRAD, translated from the coding sequence ATGTTCCGCGACCGCCGACATGCCGGAGAGCGGCTTGCCAGACTGCTGGAGAGCCATCACGGTCAGCCACAAACCATCGTCCTCGCGCTCCCACGCGGAGGCGTACCGGTCGCCGCAGCCGCGGCGCGTGAGCTTCAGTTGCCGCTGGACATCCTCCCCGCCCACAAACTCGGCGCTCCCAGCCAGCCCGAGTTCGCCATCGGAGCCATCGCCGGTGACGGCGTGCTCGTACTCAACGACCGCGCCATCGCTCACATGAACATCTCTGAAGACACCCTGAACGAAGCAATCGCACGCGAACGTGAAGAGCTCCATCGTCGCGAGCGACTCTACCGTGACAATCGCCCGCCGCTCTCACTAGCCGAATGGACGACCATCCTCGTCGACGATGGCCTCGCCACCGGATACACAATGCTCGCCGCCATTCGCGCCATCCGCGAACAAAAACCCGCAAAGATAGTAGTCGCGGTTCCAGTCGCTCCGCCCAGCACGCTCGACCGCATGGCCGAAGAAGCCGACGAGATCGTGTGCGTCCACAGCGCCGAAGACCTCTTCGCCGTAGGCCAGTTCTACTCAGACTTCAGCCAGATAAGCGACGAAGAAGTCCAGACAATCATGCGCGCAGATTAA
- the gnd gene encoding phosphogluconate dehydrogenase (NAD(+)-dependent, decarboxylating) encodes MELGIIGLGKMGFNMAERLKLAGHKVVGFDFNKDATAKLTASGSVGVNSLADLVKNLSAPRAIWMMVPSGDPVDQTIANLEPLMQKGDTFIDGGNSNYKDTQRRHAAETAKGFHYVDCGTSGGVWGLKEGYSLMIGGDSEAVDRLNPIWEALAPAKDKGWGHVGPSGAGHFVKMVHNGIEYGMMQAYAEGFSILKAKTPLDLDLTQIAHIWQYGSVVRSWLLDLTAGALDKNPTLDGLEAWVPDSGEGRWTVTEAIDLNISAPVITESLIRRLRSREENNFTDRMISIMRGAFGGHEVKKLDN; translated from the coding sequence ATGGAACTCGGAATCATCGGACTCGGCAAGATGGGCTTCAACATGGCGGAGCGTCTTAAGTTGGCCGGACATAAAGTTGTCGGCTTCGACTTCAACAAAGACGCTACGGCGAAGCTGACCGCGAGTGGCTCAGTGGGCGTGAACTCGTTGGCCGATCTGGTGAAAAACCTCTCTGCGCCGCGCGCCATCTGGATGATGGTGCCGTCGGGCGATCCGGTTGACCAGACGATTGCGAATCTTGAGCCCCTGATGCAGAAGGGCGACACGTTCATTGACGGCGGCAATTCGAATTACAAAGATACACAGCGCCGCCATGCCGCTGAGACTGCCAAAGGATTTCACTACGTTGATTGCGGAACGTCCGGGGGGGTGTGGGGACTGAAGGAAGGCTACAGCCTGATGATCGGCGGCGACAGCGAGGCAGTTGATCGGCTGAACCCTATCTGGGAGGCTCTTGCGCCGGCCAAGGACAAAGGCTGGGGTCATGTTGGGCCTTCGGGTGCGGGGCACTTCGTCAAGATGGTCCACAACGGAATTGAATATGGCATGATGCAGGCTTATGCCGAGGGTTTTTCGATCCTGAAGGCGAAGACGCCGCTTGACCTTGATCTCACGCAGATTGCGCATATCTGGCAGTATGGCTCGGTGGTGCGGTCGTGGCTGCTGGATCTAACAGCGGGCGCGCTCGACAAGAACCCGACGCTTGATGGGCTTGAGGCGTGGGTGCCGGACTCGGGGGAGGGCCGCTGGACTGTGACTGAGGCCATCGACTTGAACATCTCTGCGCCTGTGATTACAGAGTCGCTGATTCGCCGCCTGCGCTCGCGCGAGGAGAACAACTTTACTGACCGCATGATTTCGATCATGCGCGGCGCCTTTGGCGGCCACGAGGTCAAGAAGCTGGACAACTAA
- a CDS encoding HAD-IA family hydrolase produces MSAGPEIRTIFWDVGGVLLTNGWDIDQRGRVLTALGVDLAAYEAVHDEVNFFWERGLISARDFFERTVLETNPQLALTFEQLWKLVCDESKMLHPECFEMIAHLRRAGSYRLATLNNESKELNRHRIDSFHLRRFFDYFICSGYIHEMKPLPEIYRAAIDISGFAAETAIFIDDKAENCDAARSFGMIPIHFQSPAQLRVSLAQLGIAI; encoded by the coding sequence GTGAGCGCAGGGCCGGAGATTAGGACGATCTTCTGGGACGTGGGCGGGGTGCTGCTCACCAATGGATGGGACATCGATCAGCGTGGGCGCGTGCTGACCGCTCTTGGCGTCGATCTTGCTGCTTATGAGGCGGTTCACGATGAAGTGAACTTCTTTTGGGAGCGTGGGTTGATCTCGGCACGGGATTTTTTTGAACGGACGGTGCTGGAGACGAATCCGCAACTTGCGTTGACGTTTGAGCAGTTGTGGAAGCTGGTGTGTGACGAGAGTAAGATGCTTCATCCGGAGTGTTTCGAGATGATTGCTCATCTTCGACGTGCTGGCAGCTACCGTCTGGCAACGCTCAATAACGAGTCGAAGGAACTGAACCGCCATCGCATTGACAGCTTTCACCTGCGGCGTTTTTTCGATTACTTCATCTGCTCGGGCTATATTCACGAGATGAAGCCGTTGCCTGAGATCTACCGCGCTGCGATTGACATCTCTGGTTTTGCCGCCGAGACTGCGATCTTCATCGACGATAAGGCGGAGAACTGCGATGCTGCTCGCAGTTTCGGTATGATCCCGATTCACTTTCAGTCGCCTGCACAACTGCGGGTGTCGCTCGCTCAACTCGGCATAGCCATCTAG
- a CDS encoding oxidoreductase, which produces MTQDQANRVWFITGCSTGFGRVLAEEVLKAGGKVVATARRPEQIADFAKRYPETALALRLDVTRPEDVESAVAGAIERFGRIDVLVNNAGYGVGGAIEEVSEAEFMPMFETNVFGLIRVTRAVLPYLRRQRSGHILNLSSIGGLTANPGFGYYHTTKFAVEGFSEALALELAPLGVRVTLIEPGPFRTDFLGRSGVVAERQIPDYDKTAGNARRYFEEQDGKQPGDPVRAALAMIEVVESANPPLHLLLGAVALKRLRAKLDLMRQETDAWEATTVGADFPEAR; this is translated from the coding sequence ATGACACAGGATCAAGCGAATCGCGTGTGGTTTATTACGGGCTGCTCTACGGGCTTTGGCAGAGTGCTGGCCGAAGAGGTGTTGAAGGCTGGTGGCAAGGTGGTAGCCACGGCGCGCAGGCCTGAGCAGATTGCTGACTTTGCGAAACGGTATCCCGAGACGGCGTTGGCGCTACGGCTGGATGTGACTCGTCCGGAGGATGTCGAGAGCGCGGTTGCTGGGGCGATTGAGCGCTTTGGGCGTATCGACGTGCTGGTCAATAATGCTGGCTATGGTGTCGGCGGCGCGATTGAAGAGGTCTCCGAGGCGGAGTTTATGCCGATGTTCGAGACCAATGTCTTCGGGCTGATTCGCGTGACGCGGGCGGTGTTGCCGTATCTGCGCAGGCAGCGCAGTGGGCATATTTTGAACCTATCGTCGATTGGCGGGCTGACGGCGAATCCGGGCTTTGGTTATTACCACACGACTAAATTTGCTGTTGAAGGGTTTTCTGAGGCGCTGGCTCTGGAGCTTGCGCCTTTGGGTGTGCGCGTCACATTGATTGAGCCGGGGCCATTTCGCACGGATTTTCTTGGACGCTCCGGCGTAGTCGCTGAACGGCAGATTCCGGACTATGACAAGACTGCCGGGAATGCGCGCAGGTACTTTGAGGAGCAGGATGGAAAGCAGCCGGGCGATCCGGTGCGGGCTGCTCTGGCAATGATTGAGGTGGTGGAGTCGGCGAATCCTCCCCTGCATTTGCTGTTGGGAGCGGTGGCGCTGAAGCGGCTGCGTGCGAAGCTTGACCTGATGCGGCAGGAGACGGACGCCTGGGAGGCAACGACTGTGGGCGCGGATTTTCCGGAGGCGCGGTGA
- the tkt gene encoding transketolase, protein MSDQLSDKQHALDQLSINALRFLAVDAVQKANSGHPGAPLGCAPIAYLLYHKLMRYDPADPKWINRDRFVLSNGHASALLYGALHLAGYGLPISQLEQFRQYGSHTPGHPEYGEAPGVEVTTGPLGQGFGMAVGIATAEKHMAAVYNRDGHNIVNHFTYVLCGDGDLMEGISHETASLAGTLGLGKLVVLYDDNLISLDGPTELSYTEDVTLRFEAYNWHVQMVHDGNDLVAIEAAIRAAQAETTRPSLIRVRTVIGYGSPKAGTSKVHGEALGVDAVKATKKNLGWPEDKTFYVPEEAAANWGKAKARGKKEHEAWNADFAEYKKAYPEPAAEFERVIAAKLADGWEKKIPVFPTDKAVATRNAGQVVMNAVAGVVPELFGGAADLTASTKTIFKDSPSFHVDPKGRNVFFGVREFGMCAMVNGMAAHGGLIPFGSTFFVFSDYARSAIRMAALMNVHSLFVFTHDSIGLGEDGPTHQPIEQLMSLRLIPHLTDFRPADANETAACWQLALERKSASFMALSRQDLPVLDAAKYKVAEGVRKGAYALDASGKDIILIATGSEVSLVLKAAEELKAAGINASVVSMPSFRVFEEQDQAYRDQLLPESTPKLAVEAGATLGWYKYIGHNGAVVGLDRFGASAPGPIAMEKLGISVAHVVEVAKKLVKK, encoded by the coding sequence ATGAGCGACCAGCTATCTGACAAGCAGCACGCCCTCGATCAGCTTTCCATTAATGCCCTCCGTTTTCTCGCCGTGGACGCGGTACAGAAGGCCAACTCCGGCCACCCTGGCGCGCCGCTCGGCTGCGCTCCTATCGCGTACCTGCTCTACCACAAGCTGATGCGGTATGATCCCGCGGATCCGAAGTGGATTAACCGCGACCGGTTTGTGCTGTCGAATGGCCACGCCTCGGCGCTGCTGTATGGCGCGTTGCACCTTGCGGGCTATGGCTTGCCGATATCGCAGCTTGAGCAGTTCCGCCAGTATGGCTCGCATACGCCGGGACACCCGGAGTACGGTGAGGCTCCTGGTGTTGAGGTGACGACCGGGCCGCTGGGACAGGGCTTCGGCATGGCTGTGGGCATCGCGACGGCAGAGAAGCATATGGCTGCGGTTTATAACCGCGATGGTCACAATATCGTCAACCACTTCACGTATGTGCTTTGCGGCGATGGCGACCTGATGGAAGGCATCTCGCATGAGACGGCTTCGCTGGCTGGGACGCTGGGACTGGGCAAACTGGTTGTGCTGTATGACGACAACCTGATCTCGCTGGATGGTCCGACGGAGCTGAGCTACACCGAGGACGTGACGCTGCGCTTTGAGGCGTACAACTGGCACGTGCAGATGGTCCACGATGGCAACGACCTGGTGGCGATTGAGGCGGCGATTCGCGCGGCGCAGGCTGAGACGACGCGGCCTTCGCTGATTCGCGTGCGCACGGTGATTGGCTACGGCAGCCCGAAGGCCGGCACGAGCAAAGTGCATGGCGAGGCTTTGGGAGTGGACGCGGTGAAGGCCACGAAGAAGAACCTTGGCTGGCCCGAGGACAAGACCTTCTACGTGCCGGAAGAGGCGGCGGCAAACTGGGGCAAGGCCAAGGCTCGTGGCAAGAAGGAGCATGAAGCGTGGAACGCGGACTTTGCCGAGTACAAAAAGGCTTATCCGGAGCCTGCGGCGGAGTTTGAGCGCGTGATCGCGGCGAAGCTTGCGGATGGTTGGGAGAAGAAGATTCCTGTCTTCCCGACCGACAAGGCTGTGGCTACGCGCAACGCCGGCCAGGTGGTGATGAACGCGGTTGCGGGCGTTGTGCCGGAGTTGTTTGGCGGCGCGGCTGACCTGACGGCTTCGACGAAGACGATCTTCAAGGATTCGCCGAGCTTCCATGTCGATCCCAAGGGACGCAATGTGTTCTTTGGCGTGCGCGAGTTTGGCATGTGCGCGATGGTCAATGGCATGGCTGCACATGGCGGGCTGATTCCGTTCGGTTCGACGTTCTTTGTGTTTTCGGACTATGCGCGCTCGGCGATCCGCATGGCTGCACTGATGAATGTGCACTCGCTGTTTGTGTTTACGCACGACTCGATTGGTCTGGGCGAGGATGGTCCGACGCACCAGCCGATTGAGCAGCTGATGAGCCTGCGGCTGATTCCGCACCTGACGGACTTCCGTCCGGCAGACGCGAACGAGACGGCGGCGTGCTGGCAGTTGGCGCTGGAGCGTAAGAGCGCGAGCTTTATGGCGTTGTCGCGGCAGGACCTGCCGGTGCTGGATGCGGCGAAGTACAAGGTCGCCGAGGGCGTGCGGAAGGGCGCATATGCGCTGGATGCGAGCGGCAAGGACATTATCCTGATCGCTACGGGTTCGGAGGTGTCGCTGGTGCTGAAGGCTGCTGAGGAACTGAAGGCTGCGGGCATCAACGCTTCGGTGGTTTCGATGCCGAGCTTCCGGGTCTTCGAGGAGCAGGATCAGGCTTATCGGGATCAGCTTCTGCCGGAGAGTACGCCGAAGCTGGCGGTTGAAGCGGGCGCGACGCTGGGCTGGTACAAGTACATCGGCCACAATGGCGCGGTGGTTGGCCTGGACCGCTTTGGCGCTTCTGCGCCGGGACCGATTGCGATGGAGAAGCTCGGCATCAGCGTTGCTCACGTGGTTGAAGTAGCGAAGAAGCTGGTCAAGAAGTAA
- the pgl gene encoding 6-phosphogluconolactonase yields the protein MPRPVTVAYRVSPTPAEVAQAAARLFASAAIAAVEKRGRARIAISGGTTPKAMFALLADPAQPFARQVPWQKLDLYWVDERCVPPTDPDSNYRMTNEALLSKVSLPQDQVHRMEGELDPAVAAARYESVIRNSFRLEGAETPTFDLILLGMGDDGHTASLFPHTEALSDLTDIVTANHVPQKDTWRITLTWPVINQGREVAFLIEGAAKAQVLHDVFLGQYQPDTYPSQIIRPASGKLTLLLDAAAAAKLPPAAVPDNTGTLELK from the coding sequence ATGCCTAGACCAGTTACCGTTGCTTATCGTGTCTCGCCGACGCCTGCGGAGGTTGCGCAGGCTGCGGCGCGTTTGTTTGCCTCGGCCGCAATCGCAGCAGTGGAGAAGCGTGGCCGGGCGCGCATTGCCATCTCTGGTGGCACTACACCCAAGGCGATGTTCGCGTTGCTCGCCGACCCGGCGCAGCCTTTTGCCAGGCAGGTGCCGTGGCAGAAGCTCGACCTGTATTGGGTGGATGAGCGATGCGTTCCACCGACGGATCCGGACTCAAATTACCGCATGACGAACGAGGCGCTGCTCTCGAAGGTGTCGCTGCCGCAGGACCAGGTGCATCGCATGGAGGGTGAGCTTGATCCTGCGGTTGCCGCCGCCCGGTATGAGTCGGTGATTCGGAACAGCTTCCGGCTTGAGGGCGCGGAGACTCCGACGTTCGACTTGATTCTGCTGGGGATGGGCGATGACGGCCATACGGCGTCGTTGTTTCCGCATACGGAAGCGCTGAGCGACCTGACCGATATTGTGACGGCGAACCATGTTCCGCAGAAGGACACGTGGCGCATTACGCTGACGTGGCCGGTGATCAATCAGGGCAGAGAGGTCGCGTTTCTGATTGAGGGAGCGGCGAAGGCGCAGGTGTTGCATGATGTGTTTCTCGGCCAGTATCAGCCGGATACTTATCCTTCGCAGATTATTCGCCCGGCCAGCGGCAAGCTTACGCTGCTACTCGACGCTGCTGCGGCGGCGAAACTTCCACCTGCGGCGGTGCCGGACAACACAGGGACATTGGAGCTCAAATAG